The Epilithonimonas zeae genome contains the following window.
CTGGCGTGAGCGCAAGAACTATACAACGCATCGAAAGCGGAAAGGTTGAAGCACATCCCGCAACATTGAAGATGCTCGCAGATGCACTTGAAATAGACACTGAAGAGTTAACAATAGATCAACAGTTACCACAAACCACGGAGATAAAAAGCCTGGATAAAATAAAACCAGTTTTTCACATGTTGGCACTTATCGGGCTTTTTCTTCCTGTTTTCAATATTATTCTTCCAGTAATTTTTTGGTTCATTAAAAAAGATGAATCCCAGGCTTACGACCAGGAAGGTAAGTTGGTAGTTAATTTTCAGATCTCAATGTCTCTTCTTTTTATACCGGCAGTTGTACTCATGATTTTCGTGTTTTTTATTGGATTTCCATTGGTGCTAATCATCTATTTTTATGCTTTTGTCATGTGCATCATCAATATTTTCAGAAGCATTAATAAAAGAGTAAGTTCCTATCCTTTGACCTATCGATTTTTG
Protein-coding sequences here:
- a CDS encoding helix-turn-helix domain-containing protein — its product is MTSKLADYRRKKGLSQQQLADFSGVSARTIQRIESGKVEAHPATLKMLADALEIDTEELTIDQQLPQTTEIKSLDKIKPVFHMLALIGLFLPVFNIILPVIFWFIKKDESQAYDQEGKLVVNFQISMSLLFIPAVVLMIFVFFIGFPLVLIIYFYAFVMCIINIFRSINKRVSSYPLTYRFLR